Proteins encoded by one window of Halomonas sp. SH5A2:
- a CDS encoding OsmC family protein, with protein sequence MDRKASARWEGGLKDGRGHVATESGVLDASYSFKKRFEDEKGTNPEELIGAAHASCFSMALSMVLGEKDLTATSIETSANVTLSQSDAGFDISKIHLDVEAQVDGADDATFKEAAETAKANCPVSKVLNAEISMTAKLKH encoded by the coding sequence ATGGATCGTAAAGCAAGCGCACGTTGGGAAGGTGGACTGAAAGACGGCCGTGGCCACGTTGCCACTGAAAGCGGCGTACTCGACGCCAGCTATTCATTCAAAAAACGCTTTGAAGACGAGAAAGGTACCAACCCTGAAGAACTGATCGGCGCCGCCCACGCCAGTTGTTTCTCCATGGCCCTGTCGATGGTGCTGGGTGAAAAAGACCTAACCGCCACCTCTATCGAGACCAGCGCCAATGTGACGCTCTCCCAGAGCGACGCCGGGTTCGATATTTCGAAAATTCATCTGGACGTTGAAGCTCAGGTGGACGGTGCCGACGATGCGACCTTTAAAGAAGCGGCAGAAACGGCCAAGGCCAATTGCCCGGTCTCCAAGGTGCTCAACGCCGAGATCAGCATGACGGCCAAGCTTAAGCACTGA